A section of the Hippea sp. KM1 genome encodes:
- the trmFO gene encoding methylenetetrahydrofolate--tRNA-(uracil(54)-C(5))-methyltransferase (FADH(2)-oxidizing) TrmFO encodes MADNPAINIIGGGLAGVEAAFAIANRGFDVNLFEMKPHVFSEVHKSENLAEIVCSNSFGSKKLSTASGVLKKEMEILDSVLLKAAYTVSVEAGDALAVDRAKFSDLITLWVSQHPRIHLLRERVSQIDDKSIWVVACGPLCDRELIGFLKERYIRGDLLHFFDAIAPIVYADTVDYSKGFWGSRYSDKKDYFNCVLSQQEYDRFYEELIKAQKVEFKEFEKNYFEACLPIEEIAERGKQTLLFGPLKPVGLTYNGKQPFAVVQLRKENKEGTLLSIVGFQTKLTYPEQKRVFRLIPALRNAEFAKLGSLHRNTFIDSPRLLNEFLQLKGAGHIFFAGQITGVEGYMASAVSGIYVGMNIALKMKRGKMMKPPRNTMFGGLIYHITEKEGQFQPISENFGFIDVGNVRPKKKKREVQAKTAIENTRIWREEYESQFG; translated from the coding sequence ATGGCAGATAATCCAGCAATAAACATAATAGGTGGCGGCCTTGCGGGTGTTGAGGCCGCCTTTGCCATAGCAAATAGGGGCTTTGATGTTAATCTATTTGAGATGAAGCCCCATGTATTTAGCGAGGTTCACAAAAGTGAGAACTTAGCCGAGATCGTATGCAGCAATTCCTTTGGCAGCAAGAAGCTATCGACGGCAAGCGGTGTGTTAAAGAAGGAGATGGAGATTTTAGACTCTGTCCTTCTGAAGGCGGCCTATACCGTAAGCGTTGAGGCTGGCGATGCACTGGCCGTTGATAGGGCTAAATTCTCAGACCTCATTACCCTGTGGGTTTCTCAGCACCCCAGAATACACCTTTTAAGAGAAAGGGTAAGTCAAATAGATGATAAAAGCATCTGGGTTGTGGCCTGCGGGCCGTTGTGCGATAGAGAACTTATAGGCTTTTTAAAGGAAAGATACATTCGTGGCGATCTTTTGCATTTCTTTGATGCCATAGCGCCCATTGTTTATGCAGATACCGTTGATTATTCAAAGGGCTTTTGGGGTTCACGATACAGTGATAAGAAGGATTACTTCAACTGTGTTTTAAGCCAGCAGGAGTATGATCGCTTTTATGAGGAGCTTATCAAGGCGCAGAAGGTTGAGTTTAAGGAGTTTGAGAAGAACTATTTTGAAGCCTGCCTGCCTATTGAGGAGATAGCAGAAAGGGGCAAACAGACGCTCCTTTTTGGCCCACTTAAGCCGGTCGGTTTGACTTACAACGGCAAGCAACCCTTTGCTGTTGTTCAGCTGAGAAAGGAGAATAAAGAAGGCACACTCCTTTCCATTGTGGGCTTTCAGACAAAATTGACATACCCTGAGCAAAAGAGGGTGTTTAGGCTTATACCGGCACTTAGGAACGCCGAGTTTGCCAAGCTCGGCAGCCTCCACAGGAATACCTTTATAGATTCGCCGCGCCTGTTGAATGAGTTTTTGCAGCTAAAAGGAGCAGGACACATCTTCTTTGCCGGCCAGATAACAGGCGTTGAGGGGTATATGGCATCGGCTGTAAGCGGCATCTATGTCGGTATGAACATAGCCCTAAAGATGAAGAGGGGTAAGATGATGAAGCCCCCAAGGAACACCATGTTTGGCGGTCTTATTTACCACATCACAGAAAAAGAGGGGCAGTTTCAGCCTATAAGTGAGAATTTCGGCTTTATCGATGTGGGCAATGTTAGACCAAAGAAAAAGAAGAGGGAAGTGCAGGCTAAAACGGCCATTGAGAATACCAGAATCTGGAGAGAAGAGTATGAAAGTCAGTTTGGTTGA
- the thyX gene encoding FAD-dependent thymidylate synthase has product MKVSLVEHTPNPDYVAAFSARVCYSTNPDELKLDEEGIRRILRRVIKSGHHSVLEHVSFTFLIEGISRVATHQLVRHRIASYSQQSHRYTKVERESFVIPPSIEGMPQIKKLYDEFIKNSLEFYEKLIELGIKKEDARFVIPQAVSSNIVVSMNARELLHFFSLRCCVRAQWEIREAAIEMLKIAKSKAPVIFENAGPACVRGRCPEENPCTDIQQIRRFFKEL; this is encoded by the coding sequence ATGAAAGTCAGTTTGGTTGAACATACACCCAATCCGGATTATGTTGCGGCCTTCTCTGCAAGGGTGTGTTATAGCACAAATCCAGATGAGCTGAAGTTGGATGAAGAGGGCATAAGGAGGATTCTGCGCAGGGTTATAAAATCCGGCCATCATTCTGTATTGGAGCATGTAAGCTTTACATTTCTTATAGAGGGGATAAGCAGGGTTGCAACACACCAGCTTGTCCGACACAGGATTGCAAGCTATTCGCAACAGAGCCACAGATATACAAAGGTAGAGAGGGAGAGCTTTGTAATACCGCCGTCGATAGAAGGGATGCCGCAGATAAAAAAGCTATACGATGAGTTTATTAAAAATTCGCTGGAGTTCTATGAGAAGTTGATTGAGTTGGGTATAAAGAAGGAGGATGCCCGATTTGTTATACCCCAGGCTGTAAGCTCCAATATCGTTGTGTCGATGAATGCAAGGGAGCTTTTGCACTTCTTTAGCTTAAGGTGCTGTGTTAGGGCTCAATGGGAGATAAGGGAGGCGGCAATAGAGATGTTGAAAATAGCAAAGTCCAAAGCTCCTGTGATATTTGAGAATGCCGGCCCTGCCTGTGTCAGGGGCAGATGTCCTGAGGAGAATCCCTGCACGGATATACAGCAGATCAGGCGGTTTTTTAAAGAACTATGA
- a CDS encoding septum formation initiator family protein, whose protein sequence is MANTQHGNRVFDAIILISAIICAGLVGRGIYDKQMQLKELRHKSSMLDKKIEQLNDNIHRIKRQIKIAKSDPYYLKQKASDRYLMINKDESIIIFEDGR, encoded by the coding sequence ATGGCGAATACCCAACATGGAAATAGGGTTTTCGATGCGATTATACTGATATCGGCCATTATCTGCGCAGGCTTGGTGGGTAGGGGGATTTACGATAAACAGATGCAGCTTAAGGAGTTAAGACATAAAAGCTCTATGCTGGATAAAAAGATAGAGCAGCTAAACGACAACATCCACAGAATCAAAAGGCAGATAAAGATAGCAAAAAGCGACCCCTATTACCTGAAGCAGAAGGCCTCGGATAGATACCTCATGATAAACAAGGACGAGTCCATAATCATTTTCGAAGATGGCAGATAA